The Planctomicrobium piriforme genome contains the following window.
GTATGCCTGACAAAGCCCGCCTCACACATGAGCACGGGCACGATGAAAAACTTTGTGACCCATCTGAGATGGACTTTCCAGTTTGCTCCCAGCATTGCATTGCCCGCCTATGAGAAAGATTGAGTTGTCGCGTGTCACACAAAAATTGCCCCGCCACAGATGATGGCCCGTCTCTCGTTCAGGACTTCCTTTTCTCCTCGGTAGGGACGCTTTCCAGCAACCGATTGATCAGACCATCGCCGTCGAGTTGATCCGCACGGGCATGAAAATTGAGGACCAGTCGATGTCGCAGCACAGGCGGCGCCATGAACTGGATGTCGGCGAAATCGACGTGATACCGCCCTGCCAGAATCGCGCGGGCCTTGGCCCCCAGCACCAGGTACTGAGACGCCCTGGGGCTGGCCCCGTAAGCGAGATACTTGTGGATGCCAGGCAGTTCGGGCCCTTCGCCGGGCCGGGTCGCTCCGACCAGTCTTGCGGCAAAGCGAATGACGTCTTCAGCAATCGGAACGCCGCGCACGAGCGATTGCAGACGCAGCAATTCCGCAGCCTGCAAGACCGGCTGTGGATCGGCCGTGAGGAGACTGGTGGTCCCCTTGATAATGGCGACTTCTTCGTCGATGGTCGGATACTTCACTCGAAGATTGAACATGAAACGGTCGAGCTGCGCTTCCGGCAGGGGGTAAGTCCCTTCCATTTCGATGGGGTTTTGCGTGGCGACGACAAAGAACGGAGGCGGCAACGGGTAGGTCTTGCGGCCGATAGAGACCTCCCCTTCCTGCATCGCCTGCAGCAGCGCCGCCTGAGTTTTGGGAGGAGTGCGGTTGATTTCATCCGCCAGGAGAAAATTAGTGAACAGCGGGCCCGGCATGAATTCGATGTTGTGCTTTCCGGTCGCATGGTCTTCTTCGATGACATCCGTGCCGGTGATGTCCGACGGCATCAAGTCAGGCGTAAACTGAATCCGCTTGAAATCCATGTCGAGCGTCTTTGCCAGGGTGCGGGCCATCAGCGTTTTGCCCAGCCCCGGCACCCCGAGCAGCAGCACATGCCCTTTGCAGAGCAGGCCGATCAAAAGCGAATCGATGATGGCTTCCTGACCGACGACTACCTTGGAGATTTCTTTCTTCAGGCTGGCTCGAGCCGTTTGCAGCCGCCGCACGATGTCGACGTCGGACGGCTCGGAAGTCGCAGGTTCGGTCGGGCTCGCAGAAGAAGGCATCAGGCGGTTCCTGTCTCGGAATCTGTGGTGTTGTTCAAGGAGTCGCGGGGAGCTGCGGTTCTGCTGCTCGGCTTTGACGGATCGCGAATTGCTGTTCAAACCGTTCCGCTTCGTTCCAACTGATCAGACCATCGCGGTCAGCATCCATCTCATGCGCCAGGTTCAGTGTGTACAGGAACTCCGGCGGATGCAGCGGATTGACGACCAGGTAGGTCAGATCGCCATCCCGGTTGCGATCGATCGCCTGAAACCAGTTAGGACCAATCGGGTCGCGTTCAATAAACGTCGGGCCTTGAGCAACCAGCCGTCGCGAGGCCCCAAACACCTGATAGCTGCCGCGGACGAATTCAATGAAGTAATTCTGTCCCATGTCGTCGGGACTGATGCCGGCTCCGTCATTCTTCTGATGGGCTGCAAGTGCAGGCTGCAGATTCCTCATTTCGCGGACCGAAATCCGCCCGTCGCCGCTGTGATCCAGCAATTGAAAGTATCCGGGGCCGGTGTCGTAAACATTGATGTGACAGGTCGTGGCGGCCGGCTCGCAGATGGCGCGGACATAATCCTGCATTTCCGCGTCATACAGCATGCCATCGCGATTGCGATCCATGGCGTGAAACCAGATGCGTTCGAATGTCGGATTGCCGGAAATCTCCTTGCGGTCCAGATAGCCATTGGCGTCGATATCGAGCGTGTTGAAGCGCTGCCGCGCATTGGTCAGGGCCGACTGGATCGGGTCGAGGTTCCGAAAAGCAAACGTCACGCCCGTTTTGCCGAACGCGAGTTTCACCAGGTCCGAACGGTGTGCAGGCACGACCTGATGGGCGGCAGAAGACAGCACCTGCAGGGAAGACTGACCGGATTTGGCACCGGAGAGTTCGATCCGCAGTTCCAGATCGACAGGCAATCGCCGCAGGCCCCTCAATTCCGCCACGCTTAATTTGCCATCCTGGTTGACATCGAGCGGAGTAATTCGTCGTTCGTCGCCGCCGAGTTCCGTTGCAGAGAGCAGCCGGTCTTTGTCGCGGTCATAAAGCCGCAGCAAATCGGCAGGCAGACGGATGTCGGAAATGTCGCGAATCAGGTTGGCGAGGAACGCCTTCGGCAACTCATCGCTCAACATGCCCGTCCGGACCACCTCGGCGCTGTCTGGATCAGGCTGCGGCGGCGGGGAGAATTCTTCGAAGCTGACGCATTCATCGCGATCGCCATCCAGGAGCGCAATTCTCCCCTCGGCACTCTGGATTTCCGCAGCATCAATATGACCAGACTTGTCGGCGTCGAGCAGTTCGAACACCTTGAGATCGTTCCCGGCAGCGGTGTCGTCCTGCCGATAGCTGATCAGTTCGCCGAACCGCGCGAGGTCTTGCTCCACATTTTTTCGCGGAACAGGCCGAGAGGTTCCCAGCGTTTTCAGAAACTCGTTCCCAACTTCTTTTTTGCCAAACTGATGCAGAGGAGATTGCTGCCATTCCGTCTGCGATAACTGACCGTCGGAATCCGCATCGAGTCGCTGAATCAGATTGCTGATGAATTCCTGTCGACGGACAGCGAGTTGCTGTTCATCGATTAGTAGATGAAAACGGACATGCACTGGCCCGTCTGACAGCAACAGCAGCGCATCCTCTCCCTGCTCCTGCGGAACCTCAGCGCAGAACGCGCTGACAGAAAGCAGCAGCACGCAGCAGGAGAATGAAATTTGAAAAAGCCAATTCATCCAAAACTCAGCCAGGTGTGCAAAGTTCAGTCGTGGAAACACAATCACGAAACGATTTCAGAAACCGGGTGTGCATGGGCGTCGACGATCGCAATCGGCCGGCCGTCGGGCGTCAGATTCTCGCGGGTATGATCGATCCCCAACGCCGCGCAGACGGTCGCATACAGTTCCGGCACCGTCACTGGCCGATCGACGACTCGCATTCCATCCTCGCCGGTGCTTCCAACCACCTGCCCTCCGCGAATGCCGCCCCCGCAGAGGACCGTACTCCAGGCCAGAGGGAAGTGATCTCGTCCGCCGTTCTCGTTGATCGTGGGGGTGCGGCCGAATTCACCCATCCAGATCACCAGCGTCGATTTCAGCAAGCCCCGCTCCCTTAGATCCGTCACCAGAGTCGACCAGGCCGGATCCAGCACTCCGCACAATTCTTTCACCCGGGCGGCATTCTCCTGATGGGTATCCCAGCCGAGTTGATTGTCGTTCGTCCCTGACAGGGTCACTTCGACGAATGAAACGCCCCGCTCGATGAGTCGCCGAGCCAGCAGGCAACCTTGTCCAAAGCGATTGCGACCATAGGCATCGCGGAGCGGGTCCGCTTCCTGATCGAGACGAAATGCAGACTTGGCCTCGGTGCGGACCATCCGCATCGCACGTTCGTAATTCGCTTGATGGGCGGCCGTCGACTCGGCGACGTGTTCCCGTCGGAAGTCCTGCTGCAGTGACTGCAACAGCTCAAAGCGATTCTCCATCGAATCGGCATTGAGACCAGTGGGCGGACGCAGGTTCTCGATCGTCAAATTGGCACGGGCAGTTGGGTCGTTACTTTGACCTGAAACGCTCAGCGGTGCGTACTTCGGCCCCAGAAAACCGGCGCCCATTTGAGCGAAACGGAATGACGAGATGCTGACGAAGCCAGGTAAATCCTGATCACCCGAGCCAAGTTCCTTGGTGAGCAGCGAACCGAGGACTGGATAGCTGACTGCCTCCGCGCGAGGGCGATAGCCGGTGAGCATCAACTGCGTGCCCCTTTGATGATCCCCTTCCGACGACGTCAGGCTGCGAATGATCGCCAGATCCTGCATCTGCTTTGCCAGACCCGGCAGATTTTCGCTGATCTGAACTCCAGGGACGCTGGTGGAGATCGGCTTGACAGGTCCCCCATTGGCATGGCCCGGTTTCAGGTCGAAGGTGTCCGTTTGCGACGGCCCCCCTGACATCCATAGCAGAATGCAGGCTTTGGGAATTTGCTGCTCCCCGGCGGCCTGAGCGAGCCTGGGCAGCCAGCCGGAGTGCGAAACCCCAAGCGCTCCTGCCAGACTGAACCGCAGGAAGTCACGGCGATCAAAGTCTCGCTGAAAATTCGTCATCCTTGGCCCTTCCCTTCACAGAACTTCTCACCGGCACAGATTACCGACACCGATTACCGACACAGTGCAAACTCAGGACTGTTCACCAGCGCCCAGAGAATGTCTCCAAAGGCCGCTTTGCGTTTTTGTTCTTCAGTGTGACGCTCCACATACGCCACAAGCCGCGCTTGCTCCTGGCGCTCCGGAGTCCGGCTCAAGGTCGCCAGGTACAGCAATTCAATCCGCTCGTCATCACTGAGAAACGGCGCCTCGACGACGCCGCGTAGCGTGTGGCTGCGCTCCAGGTCAGTGGCCCGAGCCAGCATGTTTCCATTCATCAGCAACAATGTCTGTGGAATTCCGGCCGTGTACTCTTCCGGAGATCTTCCAATGCTTTCATCGAGCCGCTGCACAAGCTGACCCATTTCTCCATTGTGTCGCGCGGCATCCTGATTCGACGTGGAGACAGGCAACAGCAGCGACTGCTCGAGCGAGGCGAACATCTGCTCGGGAGACAACGCTTTCAATGAACGTCGACCAGACTCCACTCCCACGACATCCCCGTCGCTGGCGCGGCTGTCACACTGATAGGCCTCGCTGCGACAGATCCCGGAAATCAGCCACCGCAAATTAAAGTCAGCAGCGGCAAACTGTCGGCCGAGATCTTCAGCCAGGGCGCGGTCATCGGCGCTTGCCAGATCCAGGTCATCCACCGCTTCAACCAGCCCGCGTCCCATGAGCGCCTGCCAGACGCGATTGGCCGCATTGGCAGCAAAGGTGGGATGCTCTTTCGACGTCATCCATTCCGCCAGAAGATCGCGCGGACGGCGATCCTTCGACAGAGCAATCGGCTGATCGGCCCAGAGTACCTTCGCGGCATACGTTTTCCCTTCATGCACAATCGAGCCGGTGGCATCGTCATCATTCAGATTGCCAACCCGCGTCACCCGATTGTCCACGACCATGTTGTCGCCGAACTTCAATCCATTGAAGAAGGCCGCCATCCCCCAGAAATCCTGCTTCTTCCAGGGAGCAAAGGGATGGTCATGGCATTGCGCGCAGCCAATGCGGACGCCGAGGAAGATTCGCGAAAACTCTGTCGCCTCAGCTTCTGGCGTCGCTCCGATCGCCGCATAGAAGACTTGTTCGTCGCGCGAGCCCTCTCCCCGCGCTGTCACCAGCCCCTTGACGATCTGGTCGTAGGGAGTGTTCTTCGCGAAATGCGAACGCAGCCAGGGCTCAAACTGCGGCCCGGCGGCAGCACCTGTCGAGTCGGGTGGCAACAGCACGCGCCGCCACGCACGGGCGAGATGTTCCGACGCCAGTGGACTGACCTTCGCTGAGTCCTGAGGATCGCTGAGCAGCTTCTCAACCAGCCGCGCACGCTTCTCAGGCGAAGGGTCCGCTTCAAACTCCCGGATTTCTCCCACGCTTGGAATTCGTCCAATCAGGTCGAGCGAAACCCGCCGGAGATACGTCGCGTCGTCGCACAGCACTGGCTGCAATTGCTGGCTTGTCCAGATTTGCCGAAACCGCTCATTCAGCCACGTCGAAAGCTCTGGCTGAGAGTTTTGCGGTAAGGACTCACCGGAAGAAATCGGGTCCGCTAAAAAAGCATCGGCAGCGATCAATTGCGTGCAGCAGACTCCCACAAACAGACAGATCACGCTGCTAAAGCCGAGCAGCGGCAGGAAGTTCAATCGCCCGACATGCTTGCGCATGGCTCGCCGCCCGCTTGAGAATGTGGCGTCAGAAGTGAGACGTTCAGATTACCGAGAACGCATGCTAAGTCAATCTGGTCACCAGCCCATCCGCTGCGGCGGCCTCAGTAATTTAACGGCCTTCGCAATAGTCGGAGACCCGCAATGACGGCCGATGAGCTGTTACGGATGGTTCCAGCTTTCTGAGAGAAATAAATATCGAAAGTTTCGAAACGATTTAACGGCCTCCGGCCTCACCATATTGAGATCGAAATGTTGCCCTCCCGGCAACAGGTCACTGCGTTGGCTCGTCTTCTTGATTGGCCATCGCCTTGACATCGAGAGTCTTCCGCAGTTTGCTAAGTCAATCATCCGCATGGATTTCGAAAAGCGAAACACGATGAAAACGCTCTGCTGGCTCGTCGTCATGGGATTCATCTGTCAGGCGCAGATCGGAGTTGCCGACGAGGGGACGCGCAAGGTGTTGATCGTTTGTGGTCATCCTGGCGACGCACCAAGCCGTGCGGAGTGCGTGGAAACGCTAAACACGCTTGTCACCGCACTCACGACAAAGTGGTCGACCCCCACAGACGAAATTCGCGTTCTCTTCGGAACGCCTCAAATGCGCGACGACGGCGAGCCGTTCCCTGGTCAGGTCAATGGACCCGCCACACTCGAAGATCTCGGTAAAACGGTGGACGAAATCAAGCTCTCACTCGGTGCGGATGATGCTCTCTGGGTGATCCTGCTAGGGCATAGTTATTTCGATGGGCGGCACGCCTGGTTCAATCTCTCCGGCCCCGACCCGAACGAAACTCAACTCGGCGAAATCTTCCAAGGCTTGAAGTGCCGCGAATGCGTCTTCTGGCTGACGACTTCGGCCAGCGGGCAGTTCGTCAGGCCGCTCTCAGGCGGCGACCGCATCGTGATCGCCGCGACCGATTCTGGGGGCGAAATCGAAGCGACCCTCTTCCCGGCTGTTCTGGCCGAAGTTCTCCTGCAGCCGCCTGCCAAAGAGGAATTCGACGTCGACCAGAACGGCTCGTTGAGCCTGCTCGATCTCTATCTCACCATCTGTCGTCGGGTCGCTCAAAAGTATGTCGACGAGACCCTGGCTCTGACCGAACATGCGCAGCTCGATGACAACGGAGATGGTCGCGGGCGGGATGTTCAACAGTATTTTCTCAGCGAGGAACTCGGCGGTCGCCTGCGCTCAGGAGCGAAGCCAACCCCGCGCGGCGGTCAGGTTGATGGAGCGAAGTCTGCAACAATCCTGCTGCATGTCGAACTGCAGAATGCCTCGACTGGCAATTGATCAAAAGCGATCTTCAAAGAAATGTGTCACTGCTCGACCGGCATTCTCAGGGGCGATTCTCAGTGATATCCGGGTGCACTAGAGGATGCGACAAGACAAATGACCAGGGAGAGGCGGAGTGGACACATTGTTGCGCAAGCTCGAAATCGAGTTGCCGATCATTCAGGCTCCCATGGCGGGCATCTCCACGCCTGAGATGGCCGCTGCGGTATCGAATGCAGGCGGACTTGGTTCGATCGGGGTGGGGGCTGTCAACGCTGAGGCCACCCGACAGATGATCGTTGCAGTTCGGTCTCTGACGGATCGTCCCTTTCAGGTGAACGTCTTCTGCCACCGGCCTGCGATTGCAGATGTCGCTCGTGAGCAGGCCTGGCTCGCCAGGCTGCAACCTGAGTTTGCCCGTTTCGCCGCATCGCCTCCCTTTCTTCTTACAGAGATCTATCGGTCCTTTCTAACTGATGATGACAAGCTGGCTGTTCTGCTGGAGGAACGGCCGGCGGTCGTCAGTTTCCATTTCGGTTTGCCGTCTCAAGAGCGGATTGATGCCCTCCGCCGGGCTGGAATCACGCTTTTCGCTACGGCGACGAATCTTGCCGAGGGAAAAGCCATCGAGGCGGCCGGCATCGACGCAATTGTCGCTCAGGGTTACGAAGCCGGGGGTCATCGGGGAGTGTTTGATGTCGCTGCCGCTGATGATCAACTTGGGACAATCGCCCTCACTCGACTGCTCGTGCGCGAGGTCGGGATTCCCATCATCTCAGCCGGAGGAATCATGGATGGAGCAGGGATTGCCGCGTCACTCACGTTGGGAGCTGTCGCTGCTCAACTTGGGACGGCGTTCATCGCTTGTCCCGAATCGTCCGCCGACACGGGGTATCGCACCGCACTCCTCGGTCCTGCCGCCGAACACACGGTCATGACGGCGGCGATCTCAGGTCGTCCTGCCCGTTGCCTCGCCAATCGTTTCACGGCTTTTGGAAAAAACGTTGATCCGGCCATGATCCCTGATTACCCAATTGCTTATGACGCGGGGAAAGCCCTGCATGCGGCGGCGAAAGCGAAGGGAGAGTTCAGCTATGGAGCCCAGTGGGCCGGCCAGGGCGCGCCATTGGCCCGAGCGATGCCTGCGGCCGACCTGGTCGCCCGTCTCCGGAGTGAGACGGAGGCCGCGAAGTCGACCAATTTATTGAGGTGACTTCGCTGCAAGCTGTCGCCGATGTTCCGCGGCGGGCAAACCGTTGACGCCCCAATCTTCCAGTTCCACTTCCTGAATAAGGACGAACGTCAAACTCGGCGGCTTCTGCAGCACGTCCTGAAGCAGCTTCGTCGCTCCCTGGATGAGAGCTGCTTTCTGCTCTGGCGTGGTTCCCTCGCGCGTGATCTGAATGGTCACAATCGGCATGACTGTCTCCCCGTTTACCAATGGCCCGCATGCGCGCCGCCGTCGACATGCAGCGTCTCACCAGTGATGAAGGTGGCCGACTCCAGGTACAGCACCGCGTCGACGATTTCCTGAACTTCTCCCATTCTTCCCAGCGGATGCAGGCCAGCCAGGGCCGCATGCGTTTCCGGCGCGTGCATCGGCGTTCTGATGACTCCGGGTGCGACGGCGTTCACTCGAATGCCGTGGTCGGCATATTCGATCGCCAGCGATCTGGTGACCGCATCAAGCCCCCCTTTGGTGAGTGCAGTCATCCCCGCTGGAACTCCTTTCACCGGCTGTTTGACGAGCGTCGTCGTGAGATTCACGATGTGCCCGCCGCCTTGTTTGAGCATTTGGCGGACGGCATGCTGCGAGACATGGAAGAAACCTGCCACATTCACCGACATCACTTTGGCAAAGTCCGCCTCGGTATATTCGATGAACGGCTTGGATATAAAGATTCCGGCGTTGTTCACTAACGTGTCGACCCGGCCGAATTTCTCGACGGCTCCCCCGACCACACGTTGGGCCACTGCCGGATCGGCGATGTCACCTGGAATGGCGAGCACATCCGTAAAGGTCTCAGGTGTGATGGACCGCGAATTCGCGACCACCTGATATCCACGATCAAGAAAACCTTGAACAAGGCCAGCTCCGATGCCTTGCGATGCTCCGGTAATGACCACGACCTTGCGTTCGGCACTCATCGTGAGGAGCCTCCATTGAATTGAAAAAACAGATCAACTGCAGGGCAACTTCCCCAACGCGACATCAAACGTCGTCAAATCTGACAATTCCATTCAAATTTGCCAATCGGCGACCAGACTGGGGATCGACAAGGCCCCCCCGCTCAGCTCTTGCAACGTCGACTAGTCGAAGCAAAAGAATTTCACAGGCTTGCCAGTAGAGGGATCCACCGGGGAAGATAAGGGTCGCTGCTGCCTTTGAACGGAAATTCCAACAATTTTTGTCCAGGCAGGGTTTGACGTCCGTCGCGCATGCCAGCAGACGTCTCCCCTTTTCAGCACAACCAATCGGGAAATCGAACGTGCCCAATGCGGAACGGGAAAAACAGTCGAGCTCTCCACATGTGAGCGACGACACGTCCACTCTCGGCGCTGAGAAGCCCAATATCGATCGCACGCTCGTCGACGGTGATACGCCATTGCCAGCGGCTCCCGCCTGGCCGGCGGTCGGGGCAAACCTGGGGAAATATGAAATCCGCCAGCTCCTCGGGCGAGGGGGGATGGGCGCGGTGTTTCTTGGGTTTGACACGATTCTGGAACGCGAAGTTGCGATCAAGGTGCTCCCGCCTGAGATCGAAGCGCGGCCCAATACGCTCAACCGCTTTCTCGCGGAAGCCAAGGCGACCGGGAAGCTCAATCATCCGCACGTCGTCGCAATCTATGACCTGGGTCAGTCGAACGGCCTCTATTATTTCGTGATGGAGGTTCTGCGCGGCGGAAGCGTAGCGGACCTGATTGAGAACCGCGGCGCTCTCCCCTGGCGAGATGCCTGTCGCATGATCGCACAGGCGGCCGACGGTCTGGCGGCAGCGCACGCCGTGGGCCTCGTGCATCGCGACATCAAGCCTGAGAACCTGATGTTCAATGCCGACGGACTGGTGAAAGTCGTCGACTTCGGCGTCTCGAAACTGGTCGACGAAGAAGCCTCTTTGCACATGACCGCGGCGGGACAGTTACTGGGGACGCCGCACTACATGAGTCCGGAACAGGTACGAGCCACCGAGATTGACGCCCGATCGGATATCTACAATCTGGGTGCGACGCTGTATCGCCTCATCACCGGGCGATATCCGTATGAGGACTGTAAAGCCATCACACAGGTTCTCTTCGCACATCTGGAACAGCCCGCTCCGACGGCGACTGCCCATCGCGCTGATGTCCATGCAGGTTGCGACGAAGTCATCACCCGCGCGATGGCGAAGAAGCCCGAAGCCCGCTATCAGTCCGCCGCGGAATTTGCTTCCGCCCTGCGGGCACTGTCGAATCTCGCGGCTTCCATCCCTGCCCCGGCAGTCGTGACATCGAAAGCTGCAAAGGAAGACGCAGCCGTCCCGCTCCGCAGCGTGGCCATCCTCGAACCATCGAAAATGCAGGCGATGGTTCTACAGAATTCCTGCAAGAAAGCGGGAGTTCAGGCGATTCGGACCCTCGCGAGTGCCGCCTCGGCGCTGGCTGAACTCGAAAAGTCGCCCCCTGATGTCCTGATTACCGCACAACAACTGCCGGACGGAACTGGTCTCGAACTGCTGCAACGCCTACGGCGTTTGCCGTCGCTGCAGGCATTGCCTGTGGTCCTCACATCGAACGATCTGCAAATCGACGACGCAATCGGCGTCAATGGATCGGGGTGGCTGGGAGTCGCGGCGAAGAGCGCGCGGCCCGACCAGATTCTGCGGGGGCTGCACGCCGCAACGAGTTTGACGGCAGCGACACCCCCCTTCTCGACGAACGTCGATCTCACTGCCGTCCGGCTGCTGCTGCTCAGCGATTCCCAGCGCGTTCCCGAGCCGATTGCCGCTTTATTCCGGGAATTACGGATTTTCGACGTGCAGGTTGCCGAACTCCGAGCGCCGCCGGGAGAGCCATTGCTGGCGGGAGAATTCGATCTGGCGCTGGCGTTGTCTGCGAATTTTGCGGATCGTGCCGGCGCAGCGCAGTTCGCTGCCAGTGTGCTGTCCGGTGGCCGCTGTAATGCCTGCATCGTGGCGGTTGCGGCAGCCGCCGGGAATGGTGAATTTCGGTTGCAGGCCGTCAACCGGCCGGGGTTTGCGTCAGTCACAGACTGTCCGTTGAATCCCTTCCGACTGATGCGATTGCTGCAATCCGTCAGCCAGTGACAGACTCGCGATTTCCGCTGACCGGAGAAATCGAAACTCCATTGCTTCCAATCGCACGGTATGATTCAAATGAATCGACCTGCGTTCGGCCGTACGCGGGGACACTCCATTCAAGTGCTGAACCGACTCGCCTCCGCGTCGTTGCCGACGGATGCGAGCGTTCGTTAACACTTCTTCCATCGGCCTGCTCCAACTCCAAAAGTGCACGCCGTGACCGACGCAAGAATTCCTGCCGCCGCCGCAGCTGCGGCCGACGGCAAGTCGAAGAAGTTGTCGTCCCAGTTCGTCGGCTTCAAGATCGACGGCCAGGAATATGCGTTTCGGATCGAGCAGATCCAGGAAATCGTCATTCCGCATCAGGTAACGAAGACGCCGCAGGTGGCCGAGTACGTCGAGGGGGTCAGCAATCTGCGGGGGACCATCATCCCCATCATCAATCTCCGGAAGCTGTTCGCGCTTCCCGGCCGCCCGCGCGATGAAGAAACGCGAACCATCGTGGTGAATGTTGGACAGAGAACGATGGGCTGCACCGTGGATGCGGTGACTCAGGTCATTCGGATTCCCCAGGAGAACATTCAGCCCGCCCCTTCCCTCGTGGTCACCGAGGGAAGCAGTTACATCTCCGGCTTCGCCCGCCTGGATGACCGCCTGCTGGTGATTCTGGATATTCAGGAACTGCTCGACCCCGCCAAGCTCGATCAGGTCTGGCAATCCGCAGGCCTGCGGGAACATCTCCCCGCAATCAATTGAAATCACTGATGGAGCTCACTTCGCTGGACGGATTCGCCACTTGGACATCAGCGTTTTGCAATCGGAGATTCTCAGATGGTTGAACCACGTTCCGGCGGTCGCCGCGCCGCTTCGACTTCACGCTCCCGCAATGGCGGCGCCGCGAAACAACTGACCGCCGCGGAGACCGGCATTCTCGATGCCCTGGGGAAATCTCAGGCGATGATCGAGTTTCAACTCGACGGCACCGTGCTCAATGCAAACGAAAACTTCCTGAACTTGATGGGCTACGAGCTCGACGAAGTTCGGGGACGAAATCACAACATGTTCGTCGACGCGGCCACGGCGGCCAGCCCGGAATACCGCGAATTCTGGGCCCGGCTCAACCGGGGTGAATTCAATGCCGCTCAATACAAACGGCTCGGCAAAGGAGGAAAGGAAGTCTGGATTCAGGCGACCTACAACCCCGTCCTCGACCGCTCCGGCAAGCCGATCAAGGTCGTGAAGTTCGCCGCGGACGTGACGGAATACGCCCGGGAGCAGGCCCGATCTCAGGCAACCGCGCAGCGGCTCCAGCAGATGGTCGAAAATGCCACCGTCCGACTGATCATGGCGGACACCAACTGGAACATCGTCTATCTCAATCCGGCATCGCTCACGACGTTGCGGACTCTGCAGCACCTGCTCCCCTGCAGCGCTGACGAAATGCTGGGAAAATCGATCGACCTGTTTCACAAGAATCCCGCCTATCAGCGCGGCCTTCTGTCCGATCCCAGGAACCTGCCGCGCCGTGCCCAAATCAAACTCGGAGACGAAATTCTCGATCTGAACGTCGTGGCAATCCGCGATGCGAAGGGCGCATACGCAGGCGCGATGATCAACTGGGAAGTCATTACCGAACAGGTCAAAGCCAAGGCCCGCGAAGAACAACTGGTCGCCAGCCAGCAGGCGGCGAAGGAAGATCTCGAAAACAAGGTCAGCATCCT
Protein-coding sequences here:
- a CDS encoding SDR family NAD(P)-dependent oxidoreductase — translated: MSAERKVVVITGASQGIGAGLVQGFLDRGYQVVANSRSITPETFTDVLAIPGDIADPAVAQRVVGGAVEKFGRVDTLVNNAGIFISKPFIEYTEADFAKVMSVNVAGFFHVSQHAVRQMLKQGGGHIVNLTTTLVKQPVKGVPAGMTALTKGGLDAVTRSLAIEYADHGIRVNAVAPGVIRTPMHAPETHAALAGLHPLGRMGEVQEIVDAVLYLESATFITGETLHVDGGAHAGHW
- a CDS encoding serine/threonine protein kinase, coding for MPNAEREKQSSSPHVSDDTSTLGAEKPNIDRTLVDGDTPLPAAPAWPAVGANLGKYEIRQLLGRGGMGAVFLGFDTILEREVAIKVLPPEIEARPNTLNRFLAEAKATGKLNHPHVVAIYDLGQSNGLYYFVMEVLRGGSVADLIENRGALPWRDACRMIAQAADGLAAAHAVGLVHRDIKPENLMFNADGLVKVVDFGVSKLVDEEASLHMTAAGQLLGTPHYMSPEQVRATEIDARSDIYNLGATLYRLITGRYPYEDCKAITQVLFAHLEQPAPTATAHRADVHAGCDEVITRAMAKKPEARYQSAAEFASALRALSNLAASIPAPAVVTSKAAKEDAAVPLRSVAILEPSKMQAMVLQNSCKKAGVQAIRTLASAASALAELEKSPPDVLITAQQLPDGTGLELLQRLRRLPSLQALPVVLTSNDLQIDDAIGVNGSGWLGVAAKSARPDQILRGLHAATSLTAATPPFSTNVDLTAVRLLLLSDSQRVPEPIAALFRELRIFDVQVAELRAPPGEPLLAGEFDLALALSANFADRAGAAQFAASVLSGGRCNACIVAVAAAAGNGEFRLQAVNRPGFASVTDCPLNPFRLMRLLQSVSQ
- a CDS encoding chemotaxis protein CheW is translated as MTDARIPAAAAAAADGKSKKLSSQFVGFKIDGQEYAFRIEQIQEIVIPHQVTKTPQVAEYVEGVSNLRGTIIPIINLRKLFALPGRPRDEETRTIVVNVGQRTMGCTVDAVTQVIRIPQENIQPAPSLVVTEGSSYISGFARLDDRLLVILDIQELLDPAKLDQVWQSAGLREHLPAIN
- a CDS encoding methyl-accepting chemotaxis protein, whose amino-acid sequence is MVEPRSGGRRAASTSRSRNGGAAKQLTAAETGILDALGKSQAMIEFQLDGTVLNANENFLNLMGYELDEVRGRNHNMFVDAATAASPEYREFWARLNRGEFNAAQYKRLGKGGKEVWIQATYNPVLDRSGKPIKVVKFAADVTEYAREQARSQATAQRLQQMVENATVRLIMADTNWNIVYLNPASLTTLRTLQHLLPCSADEMLGKSIDLFHKNPAYQRGLLSDPRNLPRRAQIKLGDEILDLNVVAIRDAKGAYAGAMINWEVITEQVKAKAREEQLVASQQAAKEDLENKVSILMQVVTAMAKGDLTRPIDFSGTDDLGRLAEGISVMQRDLRELIRQLVDASSQQTDGARTIAESAANLSDGAQTQAATVEEMNASIEELTRSIQVISQNAIDANAQAKESSSLATAGEQAVTEAVGAMRLISKSSEQISDIIQVISEIASQTNLLALNAAIEAARAGEHGLGFAVVADEVRKLAERSSEAAKEITQLIKESTRRVSEGAERSEKVGESLKAIMNAVGKTAGGISKIAESTDLQVASAMEVRAAIKAVSDTTESNAASSEELAASAEQLGAQASTLQDLVSRFKA